In Hymenobacter volaticus, the genomic window TACGTGCCCTCCAACGAGCATAACGCTCTTATTACTACTGGTAACGTAACGGCCGACAACGCCATTAAAACGCCGCAGTTCTGGCTGCTCTGGGTGGTGTTGTGCATGAACGTAACGGCCGGTATCGGCGTGCTCGAAACGGCTTCGCCCTTGATTCAAGAAACCTTCTCTGATACAGCTATGGGTTCTGGGCGAGGAGTAACGGCAGCAGCAGCGGCGGGCTTTGTAGGACTACTGAGCTTGTTTAACCTACTGGGCCGCTTCTTCTGGTCGTCAGCTTCCGATAAACTAGGGCGTAAGCCTACGTATGCCATCTACTTCGGCTTGGGAATTCTGCTCTATGCGTTGGTGCCCACTCTGGGGAAGGCGCGCAGCTTACGCTGTTT contains:
- a CDS encoding MFS transporter; translated protein: MQFGVWSIRVPADDWKPAGYVPSNEHNALITTGNVTADNAIKTPQFWLLWVVLCMNVTAGIGVLETASPLIQETFSDTAMGSGRGVTAAAAAGFVGLLSLFNLLGRFFWSSASDKLGRKPTYAIYFGLGILLYALVPTLGKARSLRCLW